Proteins co-encoded in one Ruegeria pomeroyi DSS-3 genomic window:
- the glyA gene encoding serine hydroxymethyltransferase — protein MNASHQDTGFFTEALSERDPELFGAITSELGRQRDEIELIASENIVSAAVMQAQGSVMTNKYAEGYPGRRYYGGCQYVDIAENLAIERAKQLFGCGFANVQPNSGSQANQGVFQALIKPGDTILGMSLDAGGHLTHGAAPNQSGKWFNAVQYGVRQQDNLLDYDQVEALAKEHRPKLIIAGGSAIPRQIDFARMREIADMVGAYLHVDMAHFAGLVAAGEHPSPFPHAHVATTTTHKTLRGPRGGMILTNDEDIAKKVNSAIFPGIQGGPLMHVIAAKAVAFGEALRPEFKTYIQQVIANAQALSDQLIKGGLDTVTHGTDTHVVLVDLRPKGVKGNATEKALGRAHITCNKNGVPFDPEKPTVTSGIRLGSPAGTTRGFAETEFRQIADWIIEVVDGLAANGEDANEAVEDKVKAQVAALCAKFPIYPNL, from the coding sequence ATGAACGCGAGCCACCAGGATACCGGATTTTTCACAGAGGCGCTTTCGGAGCGTGATCCCGAGCTGTTCGGGGCGATCACGTCCGAGCTGGGGCGTCAGCGCGACGAGATCGAGCTGATCGCGTCGGAAAACATCGTTTCCGCCGCCGTGATGCAGGCGCAGGGCTCGGTGATGACCAACAAATACGCCGAAGGCTACCCCGGCCGGCGCTATTACGGCGGCTGCCAGTATGTCGACATCGCCGAGAACCTGGCGATCGAGCGGGCCAAGCAGCTGTTTGGCTGCGGCTTTGCCAATGTGCAGCCCAACTCGGGCAGCCAGGCCAACCAGGGCGTGTTCCAGGCGCTGATCAAGCCGGGCGACACCATCCTGGGCATGAGCCTGGACGCGGGCGGCCACCTGACCCATGGCGCCGCGCCCAACCAGTCGGGCAAATGGTTCAACGCGGTGCAATACGGCGTGCGCCAGCAGGACAACCTGCTGGATTACGACCAGGTCGAGGCGCTGGCCAAGGAGCACCGGCCCAAGCTGATCATCGCCGGCGGCTCGGCGATTCCGCGCCAGATCGATTTTGCCCGGATGCGGGAGATTGCGGATATGGTCGGGGCCTACCTCCATGTCGATATGGCGCATTTCGCCGGTCTGGTTGCGGCGGGCGAGCACCCGAGCCCGTTTCCGCACGCGCATGTGGCCACCACGACCACGCACAAGACCCTGCGCGGGCCCCGTGGCGGTATGATCCTCACCAATGATGAAGATATCGCTAAGAAGGTGAATTCGGCGATCTTTCCCGGTATCCAGGGCGGCCCGCTGATGCATGTGATCGCGGCCAAGGCGGTGGCCTTTGGCGAGGCGCTGCGCCCTGAATTCAAGACGTATATTCAACAGGTTATCGCCAATGCCCAAGCGCTGAGCGACCAGTTGATCAAGGGCGGTCTGGACACGGTGACCCATGGCACCGACACCCATGTGGTGCTGGTCGACCTGCGCCCCAAGGGGGTCAAGGGCAACGCCACCGAAAAGGCTCTGGGGCGCGCGCATATCACCTGCAACAAGAACGGCGTGCCGTTTGATCCGGAAAAGCCGACGGTGACCAGCGGCATCCGCCTGGGCAGCCCCGCGGGCACCACGCGCGGCTTTGCCGAGACCGAATTCCGCCAGATCGCCGACTGGATCATCGAGGTGGTCGATGGCCTGGCCGCCAATGGCGAAGACGCCAACGAGGCCGTCGAGGACAAGGTCAAAGCCCAGGTCGCAGCCCTCTGCGCAAAATTCCCTATCTATCCAAACCTTTGA
- the glnT gene encoding type III glutamate--ammonia ligase: protein MTIDLAKFAKDKGVKYFMISFTDLFGGQRAKLVPAQAIADMQEDGAGFAGFATWLDMTPAHPDMLAVPDPSSVIQLPWKPEVAWVAGNCVMEGADVAQAPRNVLRRLIAEAAAEGMHVKTGIEAEFFLLTPEGDQISDPFDTAAKPCYDQQAVMRRYDVVREICDYMLELGWGPYQNDHEDANGQFEMNWEFDDALSTADKHSFFKFMTKSVAEKHGFRATFMPKPIEGLTGNGCHAHISVWDAPGAASKVNVFAGAGDGPTGEVGLSERGKHFLGGIMKHASALAAITNPTVNSYKRINAPRTMSGATWAPNTVTWTGNNRTHMVRVPGPGRFELRLPDGAVNPYLLQAVIIAAGLSGIHSKADPGKRWDIDMYAEGHKVRGAPKLPLNMLDAIREFDRDKELKKSMGDEFSASYIKMKMQEWNSFVTHFSRWEKENTLDI, encoded by the coding sequence ATGACCATTGATCTGGCCAAATTCGCCAAGGACAAAGGCGTCAAGTATTTCATGATCTCCTTCACCGACCTGTTCGGCGGTCAGCGGGCCAAGCTGGTGCCCGCCCAGGCCATCGCCGACATGCAGGAAGACGGTGCGGGATTTGCGGGCTTTGCCACCTGGCTGGACATGACTCCGGCGCATCCCGACATGCTGGCGGTGCCCGATCCCTCGTCGGTGATCCAGCTGCCCTGGAAACCCGAGGTCGCCTGGGTCGCCGGCAATTGCGTGATGGAGGGCGCCGACGTCGCCCAGGCCCCGCGCAACGTGCTGCGCCGCCTGATCGCCGAGGCCGCCGCCGAGGGCATGCATGTCAAGACCGGCATCGAGGCCGAGTTCTTTCTGCTGACCCCCGAGGGTGACCAGATCAGCGACCCGTTCGATACCGCCGCCAAACCCTGTTACGACCAGCAGGCGGTGATGCGCCGCTATGACGTGGTGCGCGAGATCTGCGACTATATGCTGGAGCTGGGCTGGGGCCCCTATCAGAACGACCACGAGGACGCCAACGGCCAGTTCGAGATGAACTGGGAATTCGACGACGCCCTGTCGACGGCGGACAAGCACAGCTTCTTCAAGTTCATGACCAAATCGGTGGCCGAGAAACACGGGTTCCGCGCCACCTTCATGCCCAAACCGATCGAGGGGCTGACCGGCAACGGCTGCCACGCGCATATCTCGGTCTGGGATGCGCCGGGGGCGGCGTCAAAGGTCAACGTCTTTGCCGGTGCCGGTGACGGCCCCACCGGCGAGGTGGGCCTGTCCGAGCGCGGCAAGCATTTCCTGGGCGGCATCATGAAACATGCCAGCGCGCTGGCCGCGATCACCAACCCGACGGTGAACAGCTACAAGCGGATCAACGCGCCGCGCACCATGTCGGGCGCGACCTGGGCACCCAACACGGTGACATGGACCGGCAACAACCGCACCCATATGGTGCGCGTCCCCGGCCCCGGCCGGTTCGAGCTGCGCCTGCCCGACGGCGCGGTGAACCCCTATCTGCTGCAGGCGGTGATCATCGCCGCCGGCCTCAGCGGTATCCACTCAAAGGCCGATCCGGGCAAGCGCTGGGACATCGACATGTATGCCGAGGGCCACAAGGTGCGCGGCGCGCCGAAACTGCCCCTCAACATGCTGGACGCGATCCGCGAGTTCGACCGCGACAAGGAGCTGAAGAAGAGCATGGGAGATGAGTTCTCGGCCTCCTACATCAAGATGAAGATGCAGGAATGGAATTCCTTCGTGACCCATTTCAGTCGCTGGGAAAAGGAAAACACCCTCGATATCTGA
- a CDS encoding FMN-binding glutamate synthase family protein, with amino-acid sequence MTVKDNKENAPPRTVPIQSATFSNPINAEIRRAAATGIYDIRGGGAKRRVPHFDDLLFLGASISRYPLEGYRERCDTRVTLGTRFAKKPIELDIPITIAGMSFGALSGPAKEALGRGASEAGTSTTTGDGGMTPEERGHSTKLVYQYLPSRYGMNPDDLRKADAIEVVVGQGAKPGGGGMLLGQKISDRVAEMRNLPKGIDQRSACRHPDWTGPDDLEIKILELREITAWEKPIYVKVGGTRPYYDTALAVKAGADVVVLDGMQGGTAATQDVFIEHVGLPTLACIRPAVQALQDLGVHREVQLIVSGGIRTGADVAKAMALGADAVAIGTAALIALGDNDPKWEAEYQKLGTTTGAYDDWHEGLDPAGITTQDPVLQARLDPVDAGRRLRNYLNVMTLEAQTIARACGHNNLHNLEPEDLCALTMEAAAMARVPLAGTEWWPGKTGAGF; translated from the coding sequence ATGACCGTGAAAGACAACAAGGAAAACGCTCCCCCGCGGACGGTGCCGATCCAGTCGGCAACCTTTTCCAACCCGATCAACGCCGAGATCCGCCGCGCCGCGGCCACCGGCATCTATGATATCCGCGGTGGCGGGGCGAAACGCCGGGTGCCGCATTTCGACGATCTGCTGTTCCTGGGCGCCTCGATCAGCCGCTACCCGCTCGAGGGTTATCGCGAGCGTTGCGACACAAGGGTGACGCTGGGCACGCGCTTTGCCAAGAAACCGATCGAGCTGGATATCCCGATCACCATCGCGGGCATGTCCTTTGGCGCGCTCTCCGGCCCCGCCAAGGAGGCGCTGGGGCGCGGCGCGTCCGAGGCCGGCACCTCGACCACCACCGGTGACGGCGGCATGACCCCCGAGGAACGCGGCCATTCCACCAAGCTGGTTTATCAGTACCTGCCCTCGCGCTATGGCATGAACCCCGACGACCTGCGCAAGGCCGACGCCATCGAGGTCGTGGTCGGCCAGGGCGCCAAGCCCGGCGGCGGCGGCATGCTGCTGGGTCAGAAGATCAGCGACCGCGTCGCCGAGATGCGCAACCTGCCCAAGGGGATCGACCAGCGCTCGGCCTGTCGCCACCCCGACTGGACCGGCCCCGACGACCTGGAGATCAAGATCCTCGAGCTGCGCGAAATCACCGCCTGGGAAAAGCCGATCTATGTCAAGGTCGGCGGCACCCGCCCCTATTACGACACCGCGCTGGCGGTCAAGGCGGGGGCCGATGTGGTGGTTCTGGACGGCATGCAGGGCGGCACCGCCGCCACCCAGGACGTGTTCATCGAACATGTGGGCCTGCCGACGCTGGCCTGTATCCGCCCCGCCGTGCAGGCGCTGCAGGATCTGGGCGTGCATCGCGAGGTGCAGCTGATCGTCTCGGGCGGCATCCGCACCGGCGCCGACGTCGCCAAGGCAATGGCGCTGGGGGCCGACGCGGTCGCCATCGGCACCGCCGCCCTGATCGCGCTGGGGGACAACGACCCGAAATGGGAGGCCGAGTATCAGAAGCTGGGCACCACCACCGGCGCCTATGACGACTGGCACGAGGGGCTGGACCCCGCCGGGATCACCACACAGGATCCGGTGCTTCAGGCCCGGCTCGACCCGGTGGATGCCGGGCGGCGCCTGCGCAACTATCTCAACGTCATGACCCTCGAGGCGCAAACCATCGCACGGGCCTGCGGCCATAACAACCTGCACAATCTCGAACCCGAGGATCTGTGCGCGCTGACCATGGAGGCGGCCGCCATGGCCCGCGTCCCCCTTGCCGGCACCGAGTGGTGGCCCGGCAAGACCGGCGCAGGGTTCTGA
- a CDS encoding GXGXG domain-containing protein: MQTYDLAADGLRGLNATLQAQSDETNQTEWTIVNPRGSHAIAVGLDAPIEVKVMGSTGYYCAGMNKQATVHVHGSAGPGVAENMMSGTVVIDGDASQYAGATGHGGTLVIKGNASSRCGISMKGIDIVVHGNVGHMSAFMAQSGNLVVCGDAGDALGDSIYEARLFVRGSVKSLGADCIEKEMRPEHIELLRDLLARGGCDAKPEEFKRYGSARQLYNFKVDNAY, encoded by the coding sequence ATGCAGACTTACGACCTGGCAGCCGACGGCCTGCGCGGCCTGAACGCAACGCTGCAAGCGCAGTCGGACGAGACCAACCAAACCGAATGGACCATCGTGAACCCGCGCGGCAGCCATGCCATCGCCGTGGGGCTGGATGCGCCCATCGAGGTCAAGGTGATGGGATCGACCGGTTACTACTGCGCGGGCATGAACAAGCAGGCCACCGTACATGTGCATGGCTCGGCCGGGCCCGGCGTGGCCGAGAACATGATGTCGGGCACCGTGGTGATCGACGGCGATGCCAGCCAGTATGCCGGGGCCACCGGCCATGGCGGCACGCTGGTGATCAAGGGCAATGCCAGCTCGCGCTGCGGCATCTCGATGAAGGGCATCGACATCGTGGTGCATGGCAATGTCGGCCACATGTCGGCCTTCATGGCGCAGTCGGGCAATCTGGTCGTTTGCGGCGATGCCGGCGACGCGCTGGGCGACTCGATCTACGAGGCGCGTCTGTTCGTGCGCGGCTCGGTCAAGTCGCTGGGCGCCGACTGCATCGAAAAGGAGATGCGCCCCGAACATATCGAGCTGCTGCGCGACCTGCTGGCGCGTGGCGGCTGCGATGCCAAACCCGAAGAGTTCAAGCGCTACGGCTCTGCCCGCCAGCTCTATAATTTCAAAGTCGACAACGCGTATTGA
- a CDS encoding class II glutamine amidotransferase codes for MCGIVGLFLKDKSLESQLGVLLTDMLITMTDRGPDSAGIAIYGEPSPTVSKVTVQSENPDRDFADLAEKVQPMVGGPVSLSRRDTHAVLSVPHGTAEALRRQLREVAPDVRVMSFGDSLEIYKEVGLPRDVAARFDIASMTGTHGIGHTRMATESAVTTLGAHPFNTGSDQCLVHNGSLSNHNSLRRKLRREGIHIETLNDTEVAAAYLTWKMQTGATLGEALEKSLEDLDGFFNFVVGTRDGFGVVRDPIACKPAVMAETDQYVAFGSEYRALVNLPGIEQARVWEPEPATVYFWTHGDTATPTGKAA; via the coding sequence ATGTGCGGAATTGTTGGACTGTTCCTGAAGGACAAATCGCTAGAATCTCAGCTGGGCGTCCTGCTCACTGACATGCTGATCACCATGACCGACCGGGGCCCCGACAGCGCCGGCATCGCGATCTATGGCGAGCCCTCGCCCACCGTGTCCAAGGTCACGGTGCAATCGGAAAATCCCGACCGGGACTTTGCCGATCTGGCCGAAAAGGTGCAGCCGATGGTGGGTGGCCCGGTCTCGCTGAGCCGGCGCGACACCCATGCGGTGCTGAGCGTGCCCCATGGCACCGCCGAGGCCCTGCGCCGCCAGCTGCGCGAGGTCGCCCCCGATGTGCGGGTCATGTCCTTTGGCGACTCGCTGGAAATCTATAAAGAGGTCGGCCTGCCCCGGGATGTGGCCGCGCGTTTCGACATCGCCTCGATGACCGGCACCCATGGTATCGGACATACCCGCATGGCCACGGAATCGGCGGTCACCACGCTGGGCGCGCACCCGTTCAACACCGGCTCGGACCAGTGCCTGGTGCATAACGGCTCGCTCTCCAACCACAATTCGCTGCGCCGCAAGCTGCGCCGCGAGGGTATCCATATCGAGACCCTGAACGATACCGAGGTCGCCGCCGCCTATCTGACCTGGAAGATGCAGACCGGCGCCACCCTGGGTGAGGCGCTGGAAAAGTCGCTGGAGGATCTGGACGGCTTCTTCAACTTCGTCGTGGGCACCCGCGACGGCTTCGGCGTGGTCCGCGACCCGATCGCCTGCAAACCGGCGGTGATGGCCGAGACCGATCAGTATGTGGCCTTCGGCTCGGAATACCGCGCGCTGGTCAACCTGCCCGGCATCGAACAGGCCCGCGTCTGGGAACCCGAACCCGCCACCGTCTATTTCTGGACTCATGGCGACACCGCAACCCCAACCGGAAAGGCCGCGTAA
- a CDS encoding ammonium transporter — MDGNLNALTTVFTEFYYWVTVVFMFLIHVGFCMYEVGASRRRNHMHTLMKNVMVIPLVTVTFFFFGWWIYWAFPMFPFFGGLNTEAGAANLPWAETMGPNAADRITGVFWAAFLLFSWTAASIVSGAVIERIRSSALWVHAVLIGSVWWIIDAAWGWHYGGWMVQYLGYHDAYASGVIHAIAGGYALGVIMVLGPRIGKFAPDGTPRDIPPHNPWMLTIGIFLIYTGFWGFYAACNVPAISPEAIGGQITGTTWTATNIYLAPTSLSGITFNFLMSLSGGLMAAYVVSKGDAFWTFSGGLAGVITASAGNDLYHPIQAMIIAAIGVVIVYRLHYWVERRFKLDDAVGAVAVHGYAGFIGLIIAGFVLWGAPSSPYEGYATINPVGQFIGALIMFFGLGFLPAFVVAKMQAAAGVLRIPEEVELEGLDYAEHHAYEDAKEAIIEADKAYLASKVSPAE, encoded by the coding sequence ATGGATGGAAATCTTAACGCACTGACGACGGTGTTTACCGAGTTCTACTACTGGGTGACGGTCGTGTTCATGTTCCTGATTCACGTCGGGTTCTGCATGTACGAGGTCGGCGCCAGCCGTCGGCGCAACCATATGCACACGTTAATGAAAAACGTGATGGTGATCCCGCTGGTCACCGTCACCTTCTTCTTCTTTGGCTGGTGGATCTATTGGGCCTTCCCGATGTTCCCCTTCTTTGGCGGGCTGAACACCGAAGCGGGTGCCGCCAACCTGCCCTGGGCCGAGACCATGGGGCCAAACGCCGCCGACCGAATCACCGGCGTGTTCTGGGCCGCCTTCCTGCTGTTCTCGTGGACGGCTGCTTCGATCGTCTCGGGCGCGGTGATCGAACGCATCCGGTCCTCGGCGCTTTGGGTGCATGCGGTGCTGATCGGTTCGGTCTGGTGGATCATCGACGCGGCCTGGGGCTGGCACTATGGCGGCTGGATGGTCCAGTATCTGGGCTATCACGACGCCTATGCCTCGGGCGTGATTCACGCCATCGCCGGCGGTTATGCGCTGGGGGTCATCATGGTTCTGGGACCGCGGATCGGCAAATTCGCCCCCGATGGCACGCCGCGGGACATCCCGCCGCATAACCCCTGGATGCTGACCATCGGGATCTTCCTGATCTATACCGGGTTCTGGGGCTTTTATGCCGCGTGCAACGTGCCCGCGATCTCGCCCGAGGCGATCGGCGGCCAGATCACCGGCACCACCTGGACGGCGACCAACATCTATCTGGCACCGACGTCGCTGTCGGGCATCACCTTCAACTTCCTGATGTCGCTCTCGGGCGGGTTGATGGCGGCCTATGTGGTGTCCAAGGGCGATGCGTTCTGGACCTTCTCGGGCGGTCTGGCCGGGGTGATCACCGCCTCTGCCGGCAATGACCTCTACCACCCGATCCAGGCCATGATCATTGCCGCCATCGGCGTGGTGATCGTCTATCGCCTGCATTACTGGGTCGAACGCCGCTTCAAGCTGGACGATGCGGTGGGCGCGGTGGCCGTGCATGGTTATGCCGGGTTCATCGGCCTGATCATCGCGGGCTTTGTCCTGTGGGGCGCACCTTCGTCGCCTTACGAAGGGTATGCCACCATCAACCCGGTCGGCCAGTTCATCGGCGCGCTGATCATGTTCTTCGGTCTCGGTTTCCTGCCCGCCTTTGTGGTGGCCAAGATGCAGGCCGCCGCGGGCGTGCTGCGCATCCCCGAGGAAGTGGAGCTTGAAGGCCTCGATTACGCCGAACACCACGCCTACGAGGACGCCAAGGAAGCCATCATCGAAGCCGACAAGGCCTATCTGGCCTCCAAAGTGTCGCCTGCGGAATAA
- a CDS encoding aminomethyltransferase family protein — MAIIYRTSALAQRHAEIGGELEDWNGMGTAWFYDHTDERAKADYEAVRTKAGLMDVSGLKKIHLSGPHAAAVIDRATTRNVDKLMPGRAVYACMLDDRGLFIDDCVIYRLSVNNWMLVHGTGTGHESLAMAAYGKNVSMIFDDDLHDMSLQGPVAVDFLAKHVPGIRDLAYFGIIQTKLFGKPVMISRTGYTGERGYEIFCEGRHAIALWDAILEDGKDMGIVPVQFSTLDLLRTESYLLFYPGDNSETYPFADDTCGDSLWELGLEFTVSPGKIGFRGAENHYARKGKERFKIYGVKLEGTTPADMGAPLLKDGEVVGVVTFGMNSDLNGHNVGIARMPVDCAVPGTKLTVRNEDGTEIACVAEEMPFYDKDKSIRAAKG, encoded by the coding sequence ATGGCGATCATCTACAGAACCTCCGCGCTTGCGCAGCGCCATGCCGAAATCGGCGGCGAGTTGGAGGATTGGAACGGCATGGGAACCGCGTGGTTCTATGACCACACCGACGAGCGGGCCAAGGCCGATTACGAGGCGGTCCGCACCAAGGCCGGGCTGATGGATGTGTCGGGCCTGAAGAAGATCCACCTGAGCGGCCCGCATGCCGCCGCCGTGATCGACCGTGCCACCACCCGCAACGTGGACAAGCTGATGCCGGGCCGGGCGGTCTATGCCTGCATGCTGGACGATCGCGGCCTGTTCATCGACGATTGTGTGATTTACCGGCTGTCGGTGAACAACTGGATGCTGGTGCATGGCACCGGCACCGGTCATGAAAGCCTGGCGATGGCCGCCTATGGCAAGAATGTCTCGATGATTTTTGACGACGACCTGCACGACATGTCGCTGCAGGGGCCGGTCGCGGTGGATTTCCTGGCCAAGCACGTGCCCGGCATCCGCGATCTGGCCTATTTCGGCATCATCCAGACCAAGCTGTTCGGCAAACCGGTGATGATCTCGCGCACCGGCTATACCGGCGAACGCGGATACGAGATCTTTTGCGAGGGGCGCCATGCCATCGCGCTTTGGGATGCGATCCTGGAGGATGGCAAGGACATGGGCATCGTCCCGGTGCAGTTCTCGACCCTCGATCTGCTGCGTACCGAAAGTTATCTGTTGTTCTATCCCGGCGACAATTCCGAGACCTATCCCTTTGCCGACGACACCTGCGGCGACTCGCTGTGGGAGCTTGGGCTGGAATTCACCGTCTCGCCCGGCAAGATCGGGTTCCGGGGCGCGGAAAACCACTATGCCCGCAAGGGCAAGGAGCGGTTCAAGATCTACGGCGTCAAGCTCGAGGGCACCACGCCTGCCGACATGGGCGCGCCGCTGCTCAAGGATGGCGAGGTCGTGGGCGTCGTCACCTTTGGCATGAATTCGGACCTGAACGGCCATAACGTGGGCATCGCGCGCATGCCGGTTGACTGCGCGGTGCCGGGCACCAAACTGACCGTGCGCAACGAGGATGGCACGGAAATCGCCTGCGTCGCCGAAGAGATGCCTTTCTACGACAAGGACAAGTCCATCCGCGCCGCCAAGGGCTGA
- the dmmA gene encoding dimethylamine monooxygenase subunit DmmA yields MRSDQQGDSDGMSKFQFPPSIASRPVYGTLEPRPGKAHLMIADAEGAEALLDLAARDAALFATAHIIFIPKGTGETYVERLRALGPAQFYVGPSYAASVQRIRRVLSDAHMGLQVYLAGTEGLMGQAQNEAMQAGIPHGAIQTEHRGSVARRMQCVHCKGITEDVTTDPFVCSHCGLNLFVRDHYSRRLAAFQGVCIDAEDPGNVPEPVELYK; encoded by the coding sequence TTGCGATCGGACCAACAAGGAGACAGCGACGGGATGTCCAAATTTCAGTTTCCACCAAGTATCGCCAGCCGCCCGGTCTATGGCACGCTGGAGCCGCGGCCGGGCAAGGCGCATCTGATGATCGCCGATGCCGAGGGCGCCGAGGCGCTGCTGGATCTGGCGGCCCGCGATGCCGCCCTGTTTGCCACCGCCCATATCATCTTTATCCCCAAGGGCACCGGCGAGACCTATGTCGAGCGGCTGCGCGCGCTGGGACCGGCGCAATTCTATGTGGGGCCAAGCTATGCTGCGTCGGTTCAGCGGATCCGCCGGGTGCTGTCGGATGCCCATATGGGGCTCCAGGTCTATCTGGCCGGAACCGAGGGGCTGATGGGGCAGGCCCAGAACGAGGCGATGCAGGCGGGCATTCCCCATGGCGCGATCCAGACCGAGCATCGCGGCTCGGTCGCGCGGCGGATGCAATGCGTGCATTGCAAGGGCATCACCGAGGATGTGACCACCGATCCCTTTGTCTGTTCCCATTGCGGGCTGAACCTGTTTGTGCGCGATCACTATTCGCGCCGTCTGGCCGCCTTTCAGGGGGTGTGCATCGACGCCGAGGATCCCGGCAATGTCCCCGAACCCGTGGAGCTTTACAAATGA
- a CDS encoding PDR/VanB family oxidoreductase, with the protein MSAAPQKAKAGAEKIEVTVSAVVPLNPLVTRFEFTRRDGQPFPPFSAGAHTVVEMRDGERTRLNPYSLMSDPGDNSIYAISVRRDDQGRGGSLFLHNKVKVGDPMTITFPVNLFPLDLRGRKHVFLAGGIGITPFLAMIAHLERMGGAWELHYSCRSRELGTYVDELTYKHPNKVHVYFDDQDQAIGLEDLLDGQPLGTHVYVCGPKGMIDWVHATAAAHGWPDENVHSEEFLAPQPGKPFEVRLCKSDITIQVGEHESLLEAMERCGVDAPFLCRGGACGQCETDVVDSDGDFVHRDHWLDDDEHASGKKIMPCVSRFVGKTLVLDR; encoded by the coding sequence ATGAGTGCAGCCCCCCAGAAAGCCAAGGCAGGCGCCGAAAAGATCGAGGTCACCGTCAGCGCCGTCGTGCCGCTCAACCCGCTGGTCACCCGGTTCGAATTCACCCGCCGCGATGGCCAGCCGTTTCCGCCCTTTTCCGCCGGTGCCCATACCGTTGTCGAGATGCGCGATGGCGAGCGGACCCGGCTGAACCCCTATTCGCTGATGTCCGATCCGGGCGATAATAGCATCTATGCGATCTCGGTACGCCGCGACGACCAGGGCAGGGGCGGCTCGCTGTTCCTGCACAACAAGGTCAAGGTCGGCGACCCGATGACCATCACCTTTCCGGTGAACCTGTTCCCGCTGGATCTGCGCGGGCGCAAGCATGTGTTCCTGGCCGGCGGCATCGGCATCACGCCGTTCCTGGCGATGATCGCGCATCTGGAACGGATGGGCGGCGCCTGGGAGCTGCATTACTCCTGCCGCTCGCGAGAGCTGGGCACCTATGTGGACGAGCTGACCTATAAGCATCCCAACAAGGTGCATGTCTATTTCGACGATCAGGATCAGGCCATCGGGCTTGAGGATCTGCTGGATGGCCAGCCGCTGGGCACCCATGTCTATGTCTGCGGTCCCAAGGGCATGATCGACTGGGTCCATGCCACCGCCGCGGCGCATGGCTGGCCCGACGAGAACGTGCATTCCGAGGAGTTCCTGGCCCCGCAGCCCGGCAAACCGTTTGAGGTGCGCCTGTGCAAATCCGACATCACCATCCAGGTGGGCGAACATGAAAGCCTGCTCGAGGCGATGGAACGCTGTGGCGTCGACGCGCCCTTCCTGTGCCGGGGCGGCGCCTGTGGCCAATGCGAAACCGATGTGGTCGACTCCGATGGCGACTTCGTTCATCGCGACCACTGGCTGGACGATGACGAACACGCCAGCGGGAAAAAGATCATGCCCTGCGTCAGCCGGTTCGTGGGCAAAACCCTCGTGCTGGACCGGTAG